A single window of Streptomyces aquilus DNA harbors:
- a CDS encoding winged helix-turn-helix domain-containing protein produces MTSPRPSTELTADEARRIALRAQGFLGTPDRRAGVRGVLRHLGAVQLDTISVLARSHELIPYARLGAVGRKTVENAYWTETHAFEYWSHAACILPIEEWPHFAFRRRAYRDRPHWNHDLPEGTYEQVIKQLRAEGPLTATELGGAKKTSEWWDWSGTKVAVERALMYGEVVCVERRGWKRVYDLAERAVPEALLHDELDDTECLRRLVRLAGQSLGVGTRADIADYHRLKAEQVDAVIADSGLVPVTVEGWGKPAWADPQALATPPRGRHRTTLLSPFDSLIWERARTERIFGFTHRLEAYVPKPKRVYGYFAMPVLAGGRLVGRVDPAREGRTLVARQVTLDGPKAVPAVAQALVGAASWVDCTDVRVERVDAPELRAPLIKALADL; encoded by the coding sequence ATGACGAGCCCGCGTCCCTCGACCGAACTGACCGCCGACGAAGCCCGCCGCATCGCCCTGCGCGCCCAGGGTTTCCTCGGCACCCCCGACCGCCGGGCCGGTGTCCGCGGCGTCCTGCGTCACCTCGGCGCGGTCCAGCTCGACACCATCTCGGTCCTCGCCCGCTCCCACGAGCTCATCCCGTACGCCCGCCTGGGAGCGGTCGGCCGCAAGACCGTCGAGAACGCCTATTGGACCGAGACCCACGCCTTCGAGTACTGGTCCCACGCGGCCTGCATCCTCCCCATCGAGGAGTGGCCGCACTTCGCGTTCCGCCGCCGCGCCTACCGCGACCGCCCGCACTGGAACCACGACCTCCCCGAGGGCACCTACGAACAGGTCATCAAGCAGCTCCGCGCCGAAGGCCCCCTCACGGCCACGGAGCTGGGCGGCGCGAAGAAGACCAGCGAGTGGTGGGACTGGTCGGGCACCAAGGTCGCCGTGGAGCGCGCGCTCATGTACGGCGAGGTCGTCTGTGTGGAGCGCCGCGGCTGGAAGCGGGTGTACGACCTCGCGGAGCGCGCCGTCCCGGAGGCCCTGCTGCACGATGAGCTGGACGACACCGAGTGCCTGCGCCGCCTGGTCCGCCTCGCCGGTCAGTCCCTCGGCGTCGGCACCCGCGCGGACATCGCCGACTACCACCGCCTCAAGGCCGAGCAGGTCGACGCGGTGATCGCCGACTCGGGCCTGGTCCCGGTCACGGTCGAGGGCTGGGGCAAGCCCGCCTGGGCCGACCCGCAGGCCCTGGCGACTCCGCCGCGCGGCCGCCACCGTACGACGCTGCTGTCGCCGTTCGACTCCCTGATCTGGGAACGTGCGCGCACGGAGCGGATCTTCGGCTTCACCCACCGCCTGGAGGCCTACGTCCCCAAGCCGAAGCGGGTCTACGGCTACTTCGCGATGCCGGTCCTGGCCGGCGGCCGTCTCGTCGGCCGCGTGGACCCCGCGCGGGAGGGCCGCACCCTGGTGGCCCGGCAGGTCACGCTGGACGGCCCGAAGGCGGTCCCGGCGGTCGCCCAGGCACTGGTCGGGGCGGCGAGCTGGGTGGACTGCACGGACGTACGCGTGGAGCGGGTGGACGCGCCCGAACTGCGCGCGCCCCTGATCAAGGCGCTAGCGGATCTCTAG
- a CDS encoding response regulator gives MADSFGPMQDGDAGDGVTDLGPDTGSPRKEPIRVLVVDDHALFRRGLEIVLAAEEDIQVVGEAGDGAEAVDKAADLLPDIVLMDVRMPKRGGIEACTSIKEVAPSAKIIMLTISDEEADLYEAIKAGATGYLLKEISTDEVATAIRAVADGQSQISPSMASKLLTEFKSMIQRTDERRLVPAPRLTDRELEVLKLVATGMNNRDIAKELFISENTVKNHVRNILEKLQLHSRMEAVVYAMREKILEIR, from the coding sequence ATGGCGGACAGCTTCGGACCGATGCAGGACGGAGACGCCGGCGACGGCGTCACCGACTTGGGCCCGGACACGGGCTCACCACGCAAGGAGCCGATCCGTGTCCTGGTCGTGGACGACCATGCCCTCTTTCGGCGGGGACTGGAGATCGTGCTCGCGGCCGAGGAGGACATCCAGGTCGTGGGCGAGGCGGGCGACGGCGCCGAGGCCGTCGACAAGGCCGCCGACCTGCTGCCCGACATCGTCCTGATGGACGTACGGATGCCCAAGCGGGGCGGTATCGAGGCCTGCACCTCCATCAAAGAGGTGGCCCCCAGCGCGAAGATCATCATGCTGACGATCAGCGACGAGGAGGCCGACCTCTACGAGGCGATCAAGGCGGGCGCGACCGGATATCTCCTCAAGGAGATCTCGACCGACGAGGTGGCCACCGCGATTCGCGCGGTCGCCGACGGACAGTCGCAGATCAGCCCGTCCATGGCGTCGAAGCTGCTCACCGAGTTCAAGTCGATGATCCAGCGGACGGACGAGCGGCGGCTCGTGCCTGCGCCGCGGCTCACCGACCGTGAGCTGGAAGTCCTCAAACTCGTCGCCACCGGAATGAACAACCGCGATATCGCCAAGGAGTTGTTCATCTCCGAGAACACCGTGAAGAACCACGTGCGCAACATCCTGGAGAAGCTTCAGCTGCACTCCAGGATGGAGGCCGTCGTCTATGCGATGCGGGAGAAGATCCTAGAGATCCGCTAG
- the hpf gene encoding ribosome hibernation-promoting factor, HPF/YfiA family produces MDIVVKGRKTEVPERFRKHVAEKLKLEKIQKLDGKVISLDVEVSKEPNPRQADRCDRVEITLRSRGPVIRAEAAASDPYAALDLAAEKLDARLRKQHDKRFSRRGARRISAAEVADHVPGAATLNGNGVPVHDEEPDGVPTKKIGSLEVKGEGPLIVREKTHVASPMTLDQALYEMELVGHDFYLFVDSETKEPSVVYRRHAYDYGVIHLSTDPMVAQAQPPAAGGTLGG; encoded by the coding sequence GTGGACATCGTCGTCAAGGGCCGCAAGACCGAGGTGCCCGAGCGGTTCCGCAAGCACGTGGCCGAGAAGCTGAAGCTGGAGAAGATCCAGAAGCTCGACGGCAAGGTGATCAGCCTCGACGTCGAGGTGTCCAAGGAGCCCAACCCCCGACAAGCCGACCGCTGTGACCGAGTGGAGATCACGCTCCGCTCCCGCGGTCCGGTGATCCGGGCGGAGGCGGCGGCAAGCGATCCGTACGCGGCGCTGGACCTGGCGGCGGAAAAGCTGGACGCCCGCCTGCGCAAGCAGCACGACAAGCGTTTCTCGCGCCGCGGTGCGCGCCGGATCTCGGCAGCCGAGGTCGCCGACCACGTCCCGGGCGCGGCCACCCTCAACGGCAACGGCGTCCCCGTCCATGACGAAGAGCCGGACGGCGTCCCCACCAAGAAGATCGGCTCGCTGGAAGTGAAGGGCGAAGGCCCCCTCATCGTCCGCGAGAAGACCCACGTCGCCTCCCCGATGACCCTCGACCAGGCGCTGTACGAGATGGAGCTGGTCGGGCACGACTTCTACTTGTTCGTCGATTCCGAGACGAAGGAACCGAGTGTCGTCTACCGACGGCACGCCTACGACTACGGCGTCATCCACCTCAGCACGGACCCCATGGTCGCCCAGGCGCAGCCCCCCGCGGCCGGTGGCACGCTGGGTGGCTGA
- a CDS encoding ComF family protein, translated as MRGWWRDLKDLVLPAECGGCGTPRAVLCPECRAVLSGSTPRRVRPVPEPVGLPSVHAAAPYADAARAVLLAHKERGALALAGPLGRALAGSVRAGLRAAQTRGQGAWEGPGEGLAGRDGGRLAGGAACGLAGAGAGAGLLLVPVPSARAAVAARGHDPARRIALAAAAELRRGGVPARVLSVLRQRRGVADQAGLNSRERLDNLAGALSVVPGGGRLLLGGPVVLVDDVLTTGASLAEAARAVRAAMAEEDGDAVEGFGGRRAYGGEAVVRRRGVGGCGSGVTAVYGAVGREGRGGEDGSVRAKAGEQGGRAGMRGAGLAGGRGDVVCAAVVAASPDAFEINRN; from the coding sequence ATGCGGGGGTGGTGGCGGGACCTCAAGGATCTGGTGCTGCCGGCCGAGTGCGGGGGCTGCGGGACGCCTCGTGCGGTGCTCTGCCCGGAGTGCCGCGCCGTTCTGAGCGGGAGCACACCGCGCCGGGTGCGACCGGTGCCGGAGCCGGTGGGGTTGCCTTCGGTGCACGCGGCGGCGCCGTATGCCGACGCGGCGCGGGCTGTGCTGCTGGCCCACAAGGAACGCGGCGCGCTGGCGCTTGCCGGGCCGTTGGGGAGGGCACTGGCGGGATCGGTCCGGGCGGGGCTGCGGGCGGCGCAGACGCGGGGGCAGGGGGCTTGGGAGGGGCCTGGAGAGGGTTTGGCCGGGCGAGATGGGGGGCGTCTGGCCGGGGGCGCGGCGTGTGGGCTTGCTGGTGCTGGTGCTGGTGCGGGGCTGTTGCTTGTGCCCGTTCCGTCCGCGCGTGCGGCTGTGGCCGCGCGTGGGCATGACCCGGCGCGGCGGATCGCGCTGGCCGCGGCCGCGGAGCTGCGGCGGGGCGGGGTGCCGGCGCGGGTCCTCTCGGTGCTGCGGCAGCGGCGTGGAGTGGCTGACCAGGCGGGGCTCAACTCCCGGGAGCGGCTGGACAATCTCGCCGGCGCGCTCTCCGTGGTACCCGGCGGTGGGCGGCTGCTGCTCGGGGGTCCGGTCGTGCTGGTCGACGACGTCCTGACGACGGGGGCGTCCCTCGCGGAGGCCGCGCGGGCCGTGCGGGCGGCGATGGCCGAGGAGGACGGTGACGCGGTTGAGGGGTTCGGGGGGAGGCGCGCGTATGGGGGAGAGGCGGTTGTGCGGCGTCGGGGGGTGGGTGGGTGTGGAAGTGGTGTGACTGCCGTGTACGGGGCCGTGGGTCGGGAAGGCAGAGGGGGAGAGGACGGATCGGTGCGGGCGAAAGCGGGTGAGCAGGGCGGACGGGCGGGAATGCGGGGTGCGGGGCTCGCGGGCGGGCGTGGTGACGTCGTCTGCGCGGCGGTGGTCGCTGCGTCGCCGGATGCTTTCGAAATAAACCGGAACTGA
- a CDS encoding LpqB family beta-propeller domain-containing protein: MGADRVGGGRRRKPVRTVAYAVCGAVLLAGCASMPDSGDLRDVESTPRQDTQVRVFALPPRENAGAREIVDGFLEALTSDDPQFETAKKYLTGDAAKAWKPEASLTVLEEGPGATPEGVNGRDTQSESSFRLYGDKIATVDGQQTYAPAAGTYDKPLHLIREKKSHQWRIDAPPPGVVMGKSDFLRNYTSVNKYYFASNTPSATGGQPVAVADPVYVRKKVDPMTQTVRLLLAGPSRWLDPVVRSSFPTGTKLKLRKGVTSLTPDEQNRLTVPLNARANRVGAGRCQEMAAQLLFTLRDLTPAGVDDVALQGSDGTQLCTATASDAENAVVHGVGKNEYQYFLDGKHRLVRLPSESSNPDVTPVPGALGEGAKELRSAAVSRDERMAAGVTLDGSELYVGSLVSGASLGDPVLHSDGKTQKDRLTTPSWDGDGNLWVADRDPDRPRLLFLKDGAGEPIEVSTPGLDGRIDAVRLAADGVRIALIVEKDGKKSLSIGRVERDDKTDEGAVSVVELRSVTPQLEEVTAMSWAGDSRLVLVGRERGGVQQMAYVQVDGSTPVGSPPAALTGVKALAASEEEQLPLVAYSEEDGIVRLSSGSKWQQVVKDGTAPVYPG; this comes from the coding sequence GTGGGCGCTGACCGTGTGGGGGGCGGCCGGCGGCGGAAGCCGGTGCGCACGGTGGCGTACGCCGTCTGTGGCGCCGTACTGCTGGCGGGGTGCGCCTCGATGCCGGACAGCGGGGATCTGCGCGACGTGGAATCCACGCCCCGGCAGGACACACAGGTGCGGGTCTTCGCGCTGCCGCCCCGGGAGAACGCCGGCGCCAGGGAGATCGTGGACGGCTTCCTCGAGGCGCTGACCAGCGACGATCCCCAGTTCGAGACGGCGAAGAAGTATCTGACCGGCGACGCCGCGAAGGCGTGGAAGCCCGAGGCGTCCTTGACCGTGCTGGAAGAGGGGCCGGGGGCGACTCCGGAGGGCGTGAACGGCCGGGACACGCAGTCCGAGTCCTCGTTCCGGCTGTACGGCGACAAGATCGCCACCGTGGACGGGCAGCAGACGTACGCCCCCGCCGCGGGCACCTACGACAAGCCGCTGCACCTCATCCGGGAGAAGAAGAGCCATCAGTGGCGCATCGACGCGCCGCCGCCCGGTGTCGTGATGGGCAAGTCGGACTTCCTGCGCAACTACACGTCGGTCAACAAGTACTACTTCGCCTCGAACACGCCCTCCGCCACGGGCGGGCAGCCGGTGGCCGTCGCCGACCCCGTGTACGTCCGCAAGAAGGTCGACCCGATGACGCAGACGGTACGGCTGCTGCTCGCGGGTCCCTCGCGCTGGCTCGACCCGGTCGTCAGGTCGAGCTTCCCCACGGGGACGAAGCTGAAGCTGCGCAAGGGAGTCACCTCGCTGACGCCCGACGAGCAGAACCGGCTGACGGTGCCGCTGAACGCCAGGGCGAACCGGGTCGGCGCGGGCCGGTGCCAGGAGATGGCCGCGCAACTGCTGTTCACGCTGCGGGATCTGACCCCTGCGGGTGTGGACGACGTCGCCCTCCAGGGCTCCGACGGCACGCAGCTGTGCACGGCCACGGCGAGCGACGCCGAGAACGCCGTGGTGCACGGGGTGGGCAAGAACGAGTACCAGTACTTCCTCGACGGCAAGCACCGGCTCGTGCGGCTGCCGAGCGAGAGCAGCAACCCGGACGTCACGCCGGTGCCCGGCGCGCTGGGCGAGGGGGCCAAGGAACTGCGCTCGGCCGCGGTGTCGCGGGACGAGCGGATGGCGGCCGGGGTCACGCTCGACGGCAGTGAGCTGTACGTCGGGTCGCTGGTGTCGGGCGCCTCGCTCGGCGATCCGGTGCTGCACAGCGACGGCAAGACGCAGAAGGACCGTCTCACCACGCCCAGTTGGGACGGCGACGGCAACCTGTGGGTGGCCGACCGCGATCCCGACCGGCCCCGACTGCTGTTCCTGAAGGACGGCGCGGGCGAGCCGATCGAGGTCTCGACCCCGGGGCTGGACGGGCGGATCGACGCGGTGCGGCTGGCCGCCGACGGGGTGCGGATCGCGCTCATCGTGGAGAAGGACGGCAAGAAGTCCCTCTCCATAGGGCGGGTCGAACGGGACGACAAGACGGACGAGGGTGCCGTCTCCGTGGTCGAACTGCGTTCGGTCACACCGCAGTTGGAGGAGGTCACCGCGATGTCCTGGGCGGGTGACAGCCGCCTGGTGCTGGTCGGGCGCGAACGCGGTGGCGTGCAGCAGATGGCGTACGTCCAGGTCGACGGCTCCACTCCGGTGGGGTCGCCGCCCGCCGCGCTGACGGGGGTGAAGGCCCTCGCCGCGTCCGAGGAGGAGCAGCTGCCGCTGGTGGCGTACTCCGAGGAGGACGGCATCGTCCGGTTGTCGTCGGGGTCGAAGTGGCAGCAGGTGGTCAAGGACGGGACGGCGCCGGTTTATCCCGGGTAG
- the mtrB gene encoding MtrAB system histidine kinase MtrB: MSGDSAASSPGRTGASAGRPVGRKTGGSRWGRFFEGGLLQGGVQGSPVLRLFMRWVRRPLLPVMRLWRRNIQLRVVATTLLMSLGVVLLLGFVVIGQVRNGLLDAKVKASQSQATGGFASAKQKADTAFTANGDDSADDRANQNVSSWMGDLVESLSSGGQGAFDVVTLPAAGDDSGGRGPRASGEVDPTASVPEDLRERVDSDSSLAAQKYTRIQYTNGDESQPALIIGKQVDDPNDDPYQLYYLFPLTQEEKSLSLVKGTLATAGLFVVVLLGAVAWLVVRQVVTPVRMAAGIAERLSAGRLQERMKVTGEDDIARLGEAFNKMAQNLQLKIQQLEDLSRMQRRFVSDVSHELRTPLTTVRMAADVIHDAREDFDPVTARSAELLADQLDRFESLLADLLEISRFDAGAAALEAEPIDLREVVKRVVSGAAPLAERKGTRIQVLGDQQPVVAEADARRVERVLRNLVVNAVEHGEGRDVIVKLASAGGAVAVAVRDYGVGLKPGEATRVFSRFWRADPARARTTGGTGLGLSIALEDARLHGGWLQAWGEPGGGSQFRLTLPRTADEPLRGSPIPLEPKDSRRNRGLNDAGLPRGAGDGEKRATVPVQPAGEQAPARAPLAPRLNAAPPTADPTALPGNGARVVPRPTGGARPADDSATDAPSQGESSQNAPAPEAPAPDARNAGSQDRSKQGEASRGR; the protein is encoded by the coding sequence ATGTCCGGAGACAGTGCCGCTTCGTCGCCCGGACGGACCGGGGCGAGTGCGGGGCGGCCTGTCGGGCGGAAGACGGGCGGCTCCCGCTGGGGGCGCTTCTTCGAGGGCGGGCTGCTCCAGGGCGGTGTCCAGGGCAGCCCGGTCCTGCGGTTGTTCATGCGCTGGGTACGGCGGCCGCTGCTGCCCGTCATGCGGCTGTGGCGGCGCAACATCCAGCTCAGGGTCGTCGCCACGACCCTGCTGATGTCGCTCGGTGTCGTCCTGCTGCTCGGATTCGTCGTCATCGGCCAGGTGCGCAACGGCCTGCTGGACGCCAAGGTGAAGGCCTCGCAGAGCCAGGCCACCGGTGGTTTCGCGTCGGCCAAGCAGAAGGCCGACACGGCGTTCACCGCGAACGGGGACGACAGCGCGGACGACCGCGCCAACCAGAACGTCAGCTCATGGATGGGCGACCTGGTGGAGTCGCTCTCCAGCGGCGGCCAGGGCGCCTTCGACGTCGTCACGCTGCCCGCGGCCGGTGACGACAGCGGCGGCCGCGGACCGCGTGCCTCCGGCGAGGTCGACCCCACCGCGAGCGTCCCCGAGGACCTGCGGGAACGCGTCGACAGCGACAGCAGCCTGGCGGCCCAGAAGTACACCCGCATCCAGTACACCAACGGCGACGAGTCGCAGCCGGCGCTGATCATCGGCAAGCAGGTCGACGACCCGAACGACGACCCGTACCAGCTCTACTACCTCTTCCCGCTCACGCAGGAGGAGAAGTCGCTGAGCCTGGTCAAGGGGACGCTGGCGACCGCCGGGCTCTTCGTCGTCGTCCTTCTCGGGGCCGTCGCCTGGCTCGTGGTGCGGCAGGTCGTCACGCCGGTGCGGATGGCGGCCGGGATCGCCGAGCGGCTCTCCGCGGGGCGTTTGCAGGAACGTATGAAGGTCACCGGTGAGGATGACATCGCCCGCCTCGGTGAGGCCTTCAACAAGATGGCGCAGAACCTCCAGCTGAAGATCCAGCAGTTGGAGGACCTGTCGCGGATGCAGCGGCGGTTCGTCTCCGACGTGTCGCACGAGCTGCGGACGCCGCTGACCACCGTACGGATGGCCGCGGACGTCATCCATGACGCGCGCGAGGACTTCGATCCGGTGACCGCGCGGTCGGCGGAGCTGCTCGCCGACCAGCTGGACCGGTTCGAGTCGCTGCTCGCCGACCTGCTGGAGATCAGCCGGTTCGACGCGGGCGCGGCGGCGCTGGAGGCGGAGCCGATCGATCTGCGGGAGGTCGTGAAGCGGGTCGTCAGCGGTGCGGCGCCGCTCGCCGAGCGCAAGGGCACGCGGATACAGGTGCTGGGCGACCAGCAGCCCGTCGTCGCCGAGGCCGATGCGCGGCGTGTGGAGCGGGTGCTGCGCAACCTCGTCGTCAACGCCGTCGAGCACGGCGAGGGCAGGGACGTCATCGTCAAGCTCGCCTCGGCGGGCGGCGCGGTCGCGGTCGCTGTGCGCGACTACGGAGTCGGGCTCAAGCCCGGCGAGGCCACGCGCGTGTTCAGCCGCTTCTGGCGGGCCGACCCGGCACGCGCGCGTACCACCGGCGGTACGGGCCTGGGGCTGTCCATCGCCCTGGAGGACGCGCGGCTGCACGGCGGCTGGCTGCAGGCCTGGGGTGAACCCGGTGGCGGATCGCAGTTCCGGCTGACGCTGCCGCGGACCGCGGACGAGCCGCTCAGGGGCTCGCCGATACCGCTGGAACCCAAGGACTCACGTCGTAACCGTGGACTTAATGACGCCGGACTGCCGCGCGGGGCGGGCGACGGGGAGAAGCGCGCCACCGTACCGGTGCAGCCGGCGGGTGAACAGGCGCCCGCGCGGGCGCCGCTCGCGCCCCGGCTGAACGCCGCGCCCCCCACCGCCGACCCCACCGCGCTGCCGGGCAACGGCGCGCGCGTGGTGCCGCGGCCCACCGGGGGCGCACGCCCGGCGGACGACAGCGCGACGGACGCGCCCTCGCAGGGCGAGTCCTCGCAGAACGCGCCGGCGCCCGAGGCACCAGCTCCCGACGCCCGGAACGCCGGGTCGCAGGACCGCAGCAAGCAAGGGGAGGCCAGCCGTGGGCGCTGA
- the mtrA gene encoding two-component system response regulator MtrA — translation MMSFMKGRVLVVDDDTALAEMLGIVLRGEGFEPSFVADGDKALAAFRESKPDLVLLDLMLPGRDGIEVCRLIRAESGVPIVMLTAKSDTVDVVVGLESGADDYIVKPFKPKELVARIRARLRRSEEPAPEQLAIGDLVIDVAGHSVKRDGQSIALTPLEFDLLVALARKPWQVFTREVLLEQVWGYRHAADTRLVNVHVQRLRSKVEKDPERPEIVVTVRGVGYKAGPS, via the coding sequence ATGATGTCGTTTATGAAGGGACGAGTCCTTGTCGTCGACGACGACACCGCACTGGCCGAGATGCTCGGCATTGTGCTGCGTGGTGAAGGTTTTGAGCCGTCTTTCGTAGCCGACGGCGACAAGGCGCTGGCCGCGTTCCGGGAGAGCAAACCCGATCTGGTGCTGCTGGACCTGATGCTGCCCGGTCGGGACGGCATCGAGGTGTGCCGGCTGATCAGGGCCGAGTCGGGTGTGCCGATCGTGATGCTGACGGCCAAGAGCGACACCGTGGACGTGGTGGTCGGGCTGGAGTCCGGCGCCGACGACTACATCGTGAAGCCGTTCAAGCCGAAGGAGCTGGTCGCCCGGATCCGGGCGCGGCTGCGGAGGTCGGAGGAGCCGGCGCCGGAGCAGCTCGCCATCGGTGACCTGGTCATCGACGTGGCCGGGCACTCGGTGAAGCGGGACGGGCAGTCGATCGCGCTGACGCCGCTGGAGTTCGACCTGCTGGTCGCGCTCGCGCGCAAGCCGTGGCAGGTGTTCACGCGCGAGGTGCTGCTCGAGCAGGTGTGGGGATACCGGCACGCCGCCGACACCCGGCTCGTGAATGTGCATGTGCAGCGGCTTCGCTCCAAGGTCGAGAAGGACCCGGAGCGGCCGGAGATCGTGGTGACCGTCCGTGGTGTGGGATACAAGGCAGGACCCAGCTGA
- a CDS encoding helix-turn-helix domain-containing protein: MTSSDAKSFGQKVKDLRREVGMSQSDLAAAMGRSESWVSQVERGVQPVERLSVLQALADALKVSVRDVRPEAAPAEEVEPEAQQPGTDLDGLRVALTGHPALSSLFEQQSTEPAPSLAEFRRSVEEAWTLTHASSYAALSDLLARLLPSIEAAVRHAPAGERAELHALRAKAYQAAASSFTRQDQADAAWIAADRALQAAELAGEPLEVVASLFRMAHAFMRQQHMEQAEQAASSAVAVLDPRAAAATCPPEELSLVGAMNLVLAVINAREGNRARTHEHIDRAREIAARLGEDRNDFDTEFGPTNVEIHAMSTAVELGDAGLALEVAQQVDASGLSPERQARFLLDVARAHAQRRHVGEATAALLEAEALTPEQIHDHHLARGVIRDLIQLSGTRVPDALRDLAERSAVG, translated from the coding sequence GTGACGAGTTCCGACGCCAAGTCCTTCGGCCAGAAGGTCAAGGATCTACGCCGCGAGGTAGGCATGTCGCAGAGCGACCTTGCCGCCGCGATGGGTCGCTCCGAAAGCTGGGTGTCACAGGTCGAGAGAGGCGTGCAGCCTGTCGAGCGCCTGTCGGTCCTTCAGGCTCTTGCCGATGCGCTCAAGGTGTCCGTGCGCGACGTACGCCCCGAGGCCGCTCCCGCGGAGGAGGTAGAGCCCGAGGCACAGCAGCCGGGTACCGACCTGGATGGACTGCGCGTAGCCCTCACCGGACATCCGGCGCTCAGCAGTTTGTTCGAGCAGCAGTCGACCGAACCCGCCCCGTCCCTTGCGGAGTTCCGGCGGAGCGTAGAGGAAGCCTGGACTCTTACCCACGCGTCGAGCTATGCGGCGTTGAGCGATCTCCTTGCCAGACTGCTGCCGAGCATCGAGGCCGCCGTACGCCACGCGCCGGCAGGTGAGCGCGCGGAACTCCACGCTCTCCGCGCCAAGGCCTATCAGGCCGCCGCATCGAGCTTCACGCGGCAGGATCAGGCGGATGCTGCCTGGATCGCGGCAGACCGAGCACTACAGGCCGCCGAACTCGCGGGGGAGCCGCTGGAAGTGGTCGCAAGCCTCTTCCGCATGGCCCACGCGTTCATGCGTCAGCAGCACATGGAGCAGGCCGAGCAAGCGGCAAGTTCGGCAGTGGCCGTCTTGGACCCAAGGGCAGCGGCCGCGACATGCCCGCCTGAGGAACTGTCCCTTGTGGGCGCTATGAACCTTGTCCTCGCAGTGATCAACGCGAGGGAGGGCAACCGAGCACGCACCCATGAGCACATCGACCGGGCGCGCGAGATCGCGGCACGGTTGGGCGAGGACCGGAACGACTTCGACACGGAGTTTGGACCGACGAACGTCGAGATCCACGCCATGAGTACGGCGGTCGAGTTGGGCGACGCCGGCCTTGCTCTGGAAGTGGCCCAGCAGGTGGACGCGTCAGGGCTTTCGCCTGAGCGGCAGGCCCGTTTCCTGCTTGACGTGGCGCGAGCGCACGCGCAGCGGCGACACGTCGGGGAGGCCACAGCCGCACTCCTGGAGGCCGAGGCATTGACACCCGAGCAGATCCACGATCACCACTTGGCCCGCGGGGTCATCCGTGACCTGATCCAGCTCTCAGGCACTCGCGTTCCTGACGCGCTGCGCGACTTGGCCGAGCGGAGCGCGGTCGGCTAG
- a CDS encoding putative quinol monooxygenase, which yields MNHFGLFVRFTLREGAGEAFDALMQETTAGIRAHEPGTLVYACHKVEGAPNERIFFEIYADHAAFEEHERQPHTRHFLTERAKYVEKTDVDRLQPYAGKYPTEAEK from the coding sequence ATGAACCACTTTGGGCTTTTTGTTCGGTTCACCTTGCGCGAGGGTGCGGGCGAGGCGTTCGACGCACTGATGCAGGAGACGACCGCCGGCATCCGGGCGCACGAGCCCGGCACCCTGGTCTATGCGTGCCACAAGGTTGAGGGCGCACCCAATGAGCGGATCTTCTTCGAGATCTACGCCGACCATGCCGCCTTCGAGGAGCACGAGCGCCAGCCGCACACACGGCACTTCCTCACGGAGCGCGCCAAGTACGTCGAGAAGACCGATGTGGACCGCCTCCAGCCGTACGCCGGCAAGTACCCGACCGAGGCCGAGAAGTGA